In Janibacter cremeus, a genomic segment contains:
- a CDS encoding SatD family protein, with protein MTVVVTLIGDVVSSRSAPDRRELHALLQETLTAVTAATAPIHPLRITVGDEFQGAWERRGQALHAAFLLRLTLLPRVETRYGLGRGEVTDLEQDGTVQDGPGWWSAREAITTTKGAEADVRSDGLVVRTRWHEGGPTGLAVDAAVRHRDLLVAGLDERSLRLLRGLLLERTQRTLAAEERISPTAVSRRVHRDGLAQLIAIDADLADLP; from the coding sequence ATGACAGTGGTGGTCACACTCATCGGTGACGTCGTCTCCTCGCGCAGCGCGCCGGACCGGCGGGAGTTGCACGCGCTCCTGCAGGAGACGCTCACCGCCGTCACCGCGGCGACCGCCCCCATCCACCCCCTGCGCATCACCGTCGGTGACGAGTTCCAGGGCGCCTGGGAGCGGCGGGGCCAGGCACTGCACGCCGCCTTCCTGCTGCGACTGACCCTCCTCCCCCGGGTCGAGACCCGTTACGGCCTCGGCCGGGGCGAGGTGACCGACCTCGAGCAGGACGGCACCGTGCAGGACGGGCCGGGCTGGTGGAGCGCCCGCGAGGCCATCACCACGACGAAGGGGGCGGAGGCCGACGTGCGCTCCGACGGCCTCGTCGTGCGCACCCGCTGGCACGAGGGTGGCCCCACGGGCCTGGCCGTCGACGCGGCGGTCCGGCACCGCGACCTGCTCGTCGCCGGTCTGGACGAGCGGTCGCTGCGGCTGCTTCGCGGCCTCCTCCTCGAGCGGACCCAGCGCACCCTCGCCGCGGAGGAGAGGATCAGCCCCACCGCGGTCTCCCGGCGGGTCCATCGCGACGGGTTGGCGCAACTCATCGCGATCGACGCCGATCTGGCGGATCTGCCATGA